In Pseudobdellovibrionaceae bacterium, the following proteins share a genomic window:
- a CDS encoding biopolymer transporter ExbD, with translation MAKTLIVSPGYHIRPKYDLAGFRDKLDKGGNREYDMVLPLTSMIDMFSMLVIFLLLNFSATGEAYFVAKDIKLPEAENARPLESLPLITVTKQYVSIDSEQIGTNPADFSMNNWNMEAFAASLRRLKALQDNLRAAGLKPKTEVNIQADKGTPVLYVKRVMNVLITEGFTGINFAVKEGSEEEGGG, from the coding sequence ATGGCAAAGACTCTGATTGTAAGCCCTGGATACCATATTCGCCCAAAATACGATTTGGCGGGCTTTCGAGACAAGCTCGACAAAGGCGGCAATCGGGAATATGACATGGTTTTGCCCCTCACCTCGATGATCGATATGTTCTCGATGCTGGTGATCTTCCTTCTCCTTAACTTTTCGGCCACCGGTGAAGCCTACTTCGTGGCCAAAGACATTAAGCTGCCAGAGGCTGAGAATGCTCGCCCTCTAGAGAGCTTGCCTCTGATCACTGTTACCAAGCAATATGTCTCCATTGACTCAGAACAGATCGGCACTAACCCTGCCGACTTCTCGATGAACAACTGGAATATGGAGGCCTTTGCCGCCTCCCTCAGACGCCTCAAGGCCCTTCAGGACAACTTAAGAGCTGCGGGACTCAAACCCAAAACTGAAGTCAACATCCAGGCCGACAAGGGCACGCCCGTCCTTTACGTCAAACGGGTGATGAATGTCTTGATCACCGAAGGCTTCACCGGGATTAACTTTGCCGTCAAAGAAGGCAGCGAAGAAGAAGGTG
- a CDS encoding MotA/TolQ/ExbB proton channel family protein produces the protein MIGELMKLYIAGGNWMHLITVTSLLGIAIIVERFMVLTAAANIKKDEVLNHINSYILQGNLEKAIAVTSQVKNPLTNIVRAGLMAVANNGGPDEVQTAMDAVALREVPRLERRVGLLATLSNIATLLGLLGTVAGLIGAFGAVANVAPAEKATMLANAIATAMNTTAFGLIVAIPLLGCFGFLNAMVQGIVDDVHEASVATLNFVLTNREKLRHSRG, from the coding sequence ATGATCGGCGAACTCATGAAGCTTTATATTGCTGGCGGAAACTGGATGCATCTTATTACCGTCACTTCTCTTCTCGGCATCGCGATTATTGTTGAGCGATTCATGGTGCTCACGGCTGCTGCCAATATCAAAAAGGATGAAGTGCTCAATCACATCAATAGCTACATCCTCCAGGGCAATCTGGAGAAAGCCATTGCCGTCACCTCGCAGGTAAAAAATCCTCTGACCAACATTGTGCGTGCGGGCTTGATGGCCGTTGCCAATAATGGGGGCCCAGATGAAGTGCAAACGGCGATGGATGCTGTTGCATTAAGAGAAGTCCCCCGCCTTGAAAGGCGCGTGGGTCTTTTGGCAACCCTTTCAAATATTGCCACCCTGCTCGGGCTGCTGGGAACAGTGGCCGGTCTTATTGGCGCCTTCGGCGCGGTGGCCAACGTTGCGCCTGCTGAAAAAGCCACTATGCTCGCAAATGCGATTGCGACTGCGATGAACACCACTGCATTTGGACTGATTGTGGCCATTCCCCTGCTGGGTTGTTTTGGTTTTCTCAATGCCATGGTTCAAGGAATTGTCGACGATGTGCATGAAGCAAGTGTGGCCACCCTCAACTTTGTATTAACCAATCGGGAAAAGCTGAGACACTCGCGTGGCTAA
- a CDS encoding biopolymer transporter ExbD yields the protein MAKRQVNVELNMTPFIGLFALLVVMLLLTAVWNRIASLSTDTTGAAAADEDTPPPPKKVQLSVTVVPDGIEMAEDENGTRIPDAPNGDIDVMRFVQVLQAWKQKYPDRSDVILNTENTVTYNKLIRVFDTLVGNEWPDVGVSTQ from the coding sequence GTGGCTAAGAGACAGGTCAACGTAGAACTGAACATGACTCCCTTCATCGGACTCTTCGCCCTGTTGGTGGTCATGCTACTGCTGACAGCGGTATGGAACCGCATTGCCTCTCTATCAACGGACACAACTGGAGCGGCGGCGGCAGATGAGGACACTCCCCCGCCTCCCAAGAAGGTTCAGCTAAGCGTGACCGTTGTCCCTGACGGCATCGAAATGGCCGAAGATGAAAACGGCACGAGAATTCCCGATGCACCCAATGGCGACATCGATGTCATGCGCTTTGTTCAGGTTCTGCAAGCCTGGAAGCAAAAGTACCCGGATCGTTCCGATGTGATTCTTAATACCGAAAACACTGTTACCTACAACAAGCTCATTCGTGTGTTCGATACTTTGGTGGGCAACGAGTGGCCTGATGTAGGAGTGAGTACTCAATAA
- a CDS encoding AgmX/PglI C-terminal domain-containing protein, with product MSAAEKKYEFPVYVLISHGDEVIFERTFDALPVTIGRSSHCDITLSQFNWISRQHAVIIPEGGRIYLVDLKSSNGIQLGGRTYDRVEVHNGTIASIGPLVLQFGLPLERRAQARGAVSQVDHPPPVDVSPGPPPDDDKTIVTYQPPGPPAQAKKGRFYPDLNQENLDQENSDPTPDQFQFVPVNTATGIKHEPPMPPRGGAHQNPEATIVDRGPALSASENQAASYQPNFQLTDPQAHAHPQVPTGPLPGNIDHQTPKAPSKPLPYYLREEIRPPAEASKQKRTQREAAKPAYQKGEGLTGFVLERDRAFDGIDRVPRGRRVLEAYVTWKGEVLDTHLFWPGEQVVVGRSKEGLYVPTLKGEFLVADFDGAVARCSIPQKVNGFLRTGDYRPVPLEDLIRSQALSRKGNNYVLKLGSSDLCSMNLGHDIHLYFRYAPAPRQLSRKKIVEPDALLKKTITGSGLIHFLLVMVCLLFAPKDDTPKVKNLPPRIAKLLVKKEKPKPKPKPKKKKEEPKPTAKKKEVKPPPKKVAKQRKPKKVVVRKNVKVREMNKKVTKNVTSDKPIKGKPTQDVTKVGALAALGALGAATPNPTNQPVSINVNKNAGGGGAKMTTSGVIGAIKAKGGQLQAAGIAGVKTTGKGFGTGDGYGVQGIKGRAGSRGVAGSVVGTPSLMKINRTEGLNRKQVMDVVKGYLGEIQQCYERSLLTDPGIAGRVEYEWFITPQGQVKWAKVKKSDMRGGDSLNGCVLAIFKKMKFPVAKNGEATTPNIGFPFGRL from the coding sequence ATGAGTGCGGCAGAAAAGAAATACGAATTCCCAGTTTATGTCCTGATTTCCCACGGAGATGAAGTCATCTTCGAGAGGACCTTTGATGCTCTGCCCGTTACCATTGGTCGCAGTAGTCATTGCGACATCACTCTCTCTCAGTTCAATTGGATCAGCCGCCAACATGCCGTGATCATCCCCGAGGGTGGACGCATTTATTTGGTCGATCTGAAATCCTCAAATGGCATTCAGCTCGGAGGCCGTACCTATGACCGGGTTGAGGTTCATAATGGGACAATCGCCAGTATTGGCCCGTTGGTTCTTCAGTTTGGATTGCCACTGGAAAGAAGGGCCCAGGCGCGAGGAGCTGTCAGTCAAGTGGATCATCCCCCTCCGGTGGATGTTTCGCCTGGACCTCCTCCTGATGACGACAAAACCATTGTCACTTACCAACCACCTGGTCCCCCGGCTCAAGCCAAAAAGGGGAGATTTTATCCCGATCTCAACCAGGAGAACCTCGACCAGGAGAATTCGGATCCAACTCCTGATCAATTTCAATTTGTACCAGTAAATACCGCGACCGGAATTAAACATGAGCCGCCTATGCCCCCCCGCGGTGGTGCTCATCAAAATCCTGAAGCCACGATTGTAGATCGTGGGCCTGCTCTCTCCGCTTCTGAGAATCAAGCAGCATCTTACCAGCCTAACTTTCAACTGACTGATCCTCAGGCGCATGCCCATCCTCAGGTCCCGACTGGCCCTCTACCTGGCAATATCGACCATCAAACACCAAAAGCTCCCAGTAAACCGCTTCCCTATTATTTACGGGAGGAGATTCGACCCCCAGCTGAGGCGAGCAAACAGAAGCGCACCCAGCGCGAGGCCGCAAAGCCTGCTTACCAAAAAGGTGAAGGCCTTACAGGTTTTGTCCTTGAACGGGACAGAGCATTTGATGGCATCGATCGCGTGCCGCGTGGACGACGGGTCTTGGAAGCCTACGTCACCTGGAAAGGCGAGGTCCTCGACACTCACCTATTCTGGCCCGGAGAACAGGTCGTTGTCGGACGCTCAAAAGAAGGTCTGTATGTCCCCACGCTCAAAGGCGAATTTTTGGTCGCCGATTTTGACGGTGCTGTCGCCCGCTGTTCCATTCCACAAAAAGTTAATGGCTTTTTGCGGACTGGGGACTACCGTCCGGTTCCTCTTGAAGACCTCATTCGCAGCCAGGCCCTCAGTCGCAAGGGTAACAACTATGTTTTAAAGCTCGGCTCATCAGATTTGTGCTCCATGAATTTGGGTCATGATATCCATTTGTACTTTAGATACGCTCCTGCTCCTCGCCAACTCTCACGTAAAAAAATCGTTGAGCCGGACGCCCTACTGAAAAAGACAATCACTGGCTCGGGATTAATTCACTTTTTGCTTGTCATGGTTTGCCTGCTTTTTGCACCCAAAGATGATACTCCAAAGGTGAAAAACCTTCCGCCTCGAATTGCCAAACTTTTGGTTAAAAAGGAAAAACCGAAGCCAAAACCTAAGCCTAAGAAGAAAAAGGAAGAGCCAAAGCCCACGGCCAAGAAGAAAGAGGTTAAGCCTCCACCCAAGAAAGTGGCCAAGCAGCGTAAACCTAAAAAGGTTGTGGTGCGCAAGAACGTCAAGGTGAGGGAGATGAACAAAAAGGTCACCAAAAATGTGACCAGTGACAAGCCCATCAAGGGTAAGCCGACTCAGGACGTGACTAAAGTCGGGGCGCTCGCTGCTTTGGGCGCTTTGGGGGCGGCCACTCCAAACCCAACCAATCAGCCGGTCTCGATCAACGTCAATAAAAACGCCGGCGGGGGCGGAGCGAAGATGACCACTAGCGGAGTCATTGGCGCTATCAAGGCTAAGGGCGGGCAATTGCAGGCAGCTGGTATTGCTGGCGTCAAAACCACCGGAAAAGGTTTCGGAACTGGTGACGGCTATGGAGTCCAGGGAATTAAGGGCCGCGCTGGAAGTCGCGGTGTAGCCGGATCCGTAGTGGGCACTCCCAGCCTGATGAAGATCAATCGCACGGAAGGCCTCAACCGCAAACAGGTGATGGACGTGGTCAAAGGCTACTTGGGTGAAATCCAACAGTGTTACGAAAGGTCACTTCTCACCGACCCAGGAATCGCCGGCCGTGTTGAATATGAGTGGTTCATCACTCCACAAGGCCAAGTGAAGTGGGCCAAGGTCAAAAAGTCTGATATGCGCGGCGGTGATAGTCTTAATGGCTGTGTGCTCGCCATCTTTAAGAAGATGAAATTCCCCGTCGCAAAAAATGGCGAAGCTACGACGCCTAACATCGGATTCCCCTTCGGCCGACTCTAA